One Pseudonocardia abyssalis DNA segment encodes these proteins:
- a CDS encoding TetR/AcrR family transcriptional regulator yields MAATLTRKQQREQTRQLLLEAAIACLVEYGYAGTTTQRIQDRVQLSRGAFTHHFASKADLLVAAIHHIADERLVLLRSAAAEIEPGPDALPHVVAAIRTAMSGPPFLAALELWVSARTDPELRAALLPPERQLGRALREIFEKAVDGVDPTQARTAFETLLIFLRGLAITGVLRPDDGDSSTKVLEYWMQHMFAAAEP; encoded by the coding sequence GTGGCAGCGACTCTGACCCGTAAGCAGCAACGCGAGCAGACACGTCAGCTTCTGCTCGAAGCGGCGATCGCCTGCCTGGTCGAGTACGGCTACGCCGGCACCACGACGCAGCGCATCCAGGACCGCGTGCAGCTGTCACGCGGCGCGTTCACCCATCACTTCGCGTCGAAGGCCGACCTGCTGGTAGCCGCGATCCACCACATCGCGGACGAGCGCCTTGTCCTGCTCCGCTCGGCTGCCGCGGAGATCGAGCCCGGACCGGACGCGCTCCCGCATGTCGTCGCGGCGATCCGCACAGCGATGTCGGGCCCGCCGTTCCTGGCTGCGCTGGAGCTGTGGGTCAGTGCCAGGACCGACCCCGAGCTGCGTGCGGCGCTGCTGCCGCCCGAGCGCCAGCTGGGCCGGGCGCTGCGCGAGATCTTCGAGAAAGCCGTGGATGGCGTCGATCCGACGCAGGCGAGGACGGCCTTCGAGACCTTGCTGATCTTCCTTCGCGGCCTCGCGATCACCGGGGTCCTCCGCCCTGACGACGGCGACTCGAGCACGAAGGTCCTCGAGTACTGGATGCAGCACATGTTCGCGGCGGCCGAGCCGTAG
- a CDS encoding crotonase/enoyl-CoA hydratase family protein: protein MSTQESSREYVEPEHAVLYEVRDRKAYLTLNRPERLNAITHEMGREIAAAVARANEDPAVHVIILQGAGRAFCSGYDLYRYAEDGVDTQPPVWDPIQDFQMMKANTDNFFSLWRSLKPTIAKVHGYAVAGGSDIALSCDLVVMAEDAKIGYMPARVWGCPTTAMWVYRLGAEKAKRMLLTGDKIDGRTAVDWGLVIDAVPAADLDSAVEALADRIAGSPINQLVMQKMMVNQAYDNMGLHSTQVIATLFDGITRHSPEGRWFQDFSAEHGFAEAVDWRDSGRWIPNGGGPVPTAEEIAAGRNSAGTSH from the coding sequence ATGTCGACGCAGGAGTCGAGCCGCGAGTACGTCGAGCCCGAGCACGCCGTGCTCTACGAGGTCCGCGACCGCAAGGCCTATCTGACGCTCAACCGGCCGGAGCGGCTCAACGCGATCACGCACGAGATGGGACGCGAGATCGCGGCCGCGGTAGCGCGCGCGAACGAGGACCCGGCGGTCCACGTGATCATCCTGCAAGGGGCAGGCCGGGCGTTCTGCTCCGGCTACGACCTGTACCGCTATGCCGAGGACGGGGTCGATACGCAGCCGCCGGTGTGGGATCCGATCCAGGACTTCCAGATGATGAAGGCCAACACCGACAACTTCTTCAGCCTGTGGCGTTCGCTCAAGCCGACGATCGCGAAGGTCCATGGCTACGCCGTCGCCGGCGGAAGCGACATCGCGTTGTCGTGCGACCTGGTCGTGATGGCCGAGGACGCGAAGATCGGCTACATGCCTGCCCGCGTATGGGGCTGCCCGACCACCGCGATGTGGGTCTACCGGCTCGGCGCGGAGAAGGCCAAGCGGATGCTCCTGACCGGCGACAAGATCGACGGCCGCACCGCCGTCGACTGGGGACTTGTCATAGACGCCGTCCCCGCCGCCGACCTCGACTCCGCCGTCGAAGCACTCGCCGACCGCATCGCCGGCTCCCCGATCAACCAGCTCGTGATGCAGAAGATGATGGTCAACCAGGCCTACGACAACATGGGCCTGCACAGCACACAGGTCATCGCCACCCTGTTCGACGGGATCACCCGCCACTCCCCCGAGGGCCGCTGGTTCCAGGACTTCTCCGCCGAGCACGGTTTCGCCGAGGCCGTCGACTGGCGCGACTCCGGCCGCTGGATCCCCAACGGCGGCGGCCCCGTGCCGACCGCCGAGGAGATCGCGGCAGGCAGGAACAGCGCGGGCACGAGCCACTAG